From Roseisolibacter agri, a single genomic window includes:
- a CDS encoding LysM peptidoglycan-binding domain-containing protein yields the protein MSSTMPPDLSTPTPLAATSGATMEFPVYAPGQAIDAEGYAVAPVRRGIRPRKRSRLQRLLIGLSSGTLLIIVGGVLGLATLLSPIGARRAARAAAEQELASELEPGERVLGRAYVSQRNWWDNLRESFGVLAATDRRLLYVGLPPAPWFVRRVEGPPELRSQSFQYDAPFVADARRLFLGLTRGVLVRTPAGDVAFLVPRGEAARVRDIERVVERALAARTEAQEREQLARSAPPPPPPVYGTHTVRYGEAVTSIARRYRTTPDVIRQLNRLQNDNIRAGQRLRVPIPPGADSLATRAAPTGARPQAITY from the coding sequence GTGTCCTCCACGATGCCTCCGGACCTCTCGACGCCCACCCCGCTCGCCGCCACCAGCGGCGCGACGATGGAGTTCCCGGTGTACGCGCCGGGCCAGGCCATCGACGCCGAAGGCTACGCCGTCGCGCCCGTGCGCCGCGGCATCCGCCCGCGCAAGCGCTCGCGCCTGCAGCGCCTGCTCATCGGCCTGTCGAGCGGCACGCTGCTGATCATCGTCGGCGGCGTGCTCGGGCTGGCGACGCTCCTCTCCCCCATCGGCGCGCGACGCGCCGCGCGTGCGGCGGCCGAGCAGGAGCTGGCGAGCGAGCTGGAGCCGGGGGAGCGCGTGCTGGGCCGCGCGTACGTCTCGCAGCGCAACTGGTGGGACAACCTGCGCGAGTCGTTCGGCGTGCTGGCCGCGACCGACCGCCGGCTCCTCTACGTCGGGCTCCCGCCCGCGCCCTGGTTCGTGCGGCGCGTCGAGGGACCGCCGGAGCTGCGCTCGCAGAGCTTCCAGTACGACGCGCCCTTCGTCGCCGACGCGCGCCGCCTCTTCCTCGGGCTGACGCGCGGCGTGCTCGTGCGCACGCCCGCGGGCGACGTCGCCTTCCTCGTCCCGCGCGGCGAGGCGGCGCGCGTGCGGGACATCGAGCGCGTCGTGGAGCGCGCGCTCGCCGCGCGCACCGAGGCGCAGGAGCGCGAGCAGCTCGCGCGCAGCGCCCCGCCGCCGCCGCCGCCGGTCTACGGCACGCACACCGTGCGCTACGGCGAGGCGGTCACCAGCATCGCGCGCCGCTACCGCACGACGCCCGACGTCATCCGGCAGCTGAACCGCCTGCAGAACGACAACATCCGGGCCGGTCAGCGCCTCCGCGTGCCCATCCCGCCGGGCGCCGACAGCCTCGCGACCCGCGCCGCGCCGACGGGGGCGCGGCCGCAGGCGATCACGTACTAG